The sequence TGTTTAACATGTAAACATGTTAAACCAACAGTTGTGAAATCCTAGGAATAATCGCTgcattatgtattttatttgttgtaGTAATTTGGAAAGCTCTCAGATTgactttttgtgttttatatctGGAATATTCTTAAATACATGTATAGAAATGCTGAGATTTACTTTCTCAAGCACCaccaaacatatttttaaatggcaactGGCAGTTGAGAGTCCCATTCCAAATTACTAATAAAATGGTAAAACTTCTATGGGGTAAGAAGTTGCCGGGTTATTCTTTTATAAtctgaaggaagagagaaaattattctcTCTGATCTCTGGTTTGTAAATAGTGGATGCCACATTTCTTGACAAGGAAGAAGATCTAAGATGAAACATCTAAGATGTGACATCTATCACTAACAACCCACTAGAGAAATACTGAATTCATCAATAAGATCTAggtaagcagaaaaaaacactagcttttttttttaaccatataCTGTCTTCTTGTAGAACACAAATAAAACCATAGTAGTCCTGACAATTAACCTATACTAATATCAACCTTTGGGTGGATTGAatttttcctccccagctgcatATGGTGAATGGAACTCATTTAAGCAATActgcacttatttttttctttcaaattcagcAAGTGACTGTGTAATAGGCAACCCCCTGATATTGATCagggaattaaaatgaaaattaaaaaaaaaaaaagactaaaacagTTTTACATGAAACAGCCAAACAGCCAGTTTCATCATACATTGGCCTGTTGGTTTGGAAGGAAAAGCTGGTTACCCTGAACTGTACTGATCAGTCTCTTGAAACCAACATTCACAGCCGGGAATGCCAAATGTCTCAGGCAGCATGAGGAGGTCCTCAGCTGGAAGACTTACCGAAATACTAATTTATACTGAAGATGTATCTGACTATGGTCATATTTgcaattttcttgaaaaaatattagcaGGCATTCAGTGTTTAGCTTCCTTGCTACGCTTGGGACTAGGCTATTTTAACACCCTTACAAATAATTACACAAAGATTTTACGGAATTATCCCAAATAATAATGCTGATCTATTCTTATTTGATATACTTATGAATTTAGTGTTAACTTATCTAGGACACTCAgttcatttaaataattctcTTACATTTGTATGTGCACCTGTTTGTGCACTTTATgggcagagagaaaaatggttAGTAGacattcttcattttattgCCCTGTCCATAAGTAAGGCTGTACTGTAGAATTTATTCAAATGTCTGTCTTCTtcaacctcaaaaaaaaattatttttgaaaatcttgtgTATGGAAACTTTATACTTCAATTAATCTGTAGACAATCCAGTATTTAGATGGCACCACCTTACCTAATTCACACTGTTCACCATTGAAACCTGGCAAACATGTACAGATGTAAAATGAACCACGTGGGTAGCAGGTACCACCATTAAGGCAGGGATTGCTTTTGCATGGATCTTGTCCTGttaagtagaaaaagaaagtttactCTGTAGCCTCAATGAGCTGATgtctttttgaatttttggaaagagaaatcTGTCTTCATTTCTGCATTGATGTTTCAGGGTTTACTGTTGTTACAGAAACTATAATAGTAAAATAGAATATTAGgaataaaatagttttgtaaAACAGTAAAGCTTATTTTGAGGCATCACtattttcaacttttaaaataacatggCATTTACTATGAACCagtataaataattttcagaattacTACATTTTTATAGCAATTTGTACTATATTTGGCAGTCACAATATTATACTGAGGATTTAGTTTGCATGACATGACAATTAATTATAGCTGAAATCAGTTAAACATAAgcaaaatgaatggaaaatgcttttgcttttttttgaaCAAGGTTAGTTTATGTGGAATGATTGGGTACACAGAACATACGTCTCTTTAATATACTATCTGTCTGctgacatttcatttcattatattCAGTCAAGCAATGCCCActaattcttatttctttgaaaGGATGTTTTCACACATGCATATTTCTCACTTGTCtttccttaaaatacatttcaagaaTACAAATAAAGGTACTGAATACATATGTAACTGAATTAAACATTAAGATAAAAGCTTACCTGCTGTGAAATCCTCATTTTTTATGGGAGTTATCATTTAAATAGCTTTCCATGCAGAGCTTTGATGCCTTCTAGTGATGTTTATTTCAACTGAGTTTACATACCCGGGTATTTGTAATTGATTTAATCCCTAAGAGCAATCACTCACATAAACAAAAATTCACTAGATAACCATTTCTAGATATCCACTTCTCAGAGTTAGAGGAAAATCATGAAGACAGTCCCTCTGGGATACATGAAGAAAGTCCTAGCTCTAAAAACTTACAAAACGGGTAAGATACTTTTGTAACCTAAATTGACTCAGAGACATGAGAAAAGTTTATATTTTTGGTTACATTTTCCCAAGATACTTTGACTattctttatgaaataaaagataagatctattttacctttttaatCTAGAAATTAAAGAACTAGTCTTCTTAAAGTACCAAGTACCCCATAGAGTCATTGGAAGGAAGTAGGTTCAGTTGAAAGCCTCCAGGAGAAAATCCTGCCTACATAAATCCAGGCATGTAAGTGGACAGGATCTTTGGAGGTTTTCAAAAGAATCTGATCTCCATAAAAGAGGGTCCTTGTTTTAGGACTGCCTCACTGCAAGTCCAAAATGGAGGGCTGTATTAAGCACCTAACCATGTTTATTGCATGTTTGTCTTCATACAGACTGCATATTTTCCTAGCAAACCTTTTCAAATTGACAGCTACCTGGATTATTTTAgtaaaaaacaagagaaagccCATATTaagtgagcttttttttctttcttcaactatatctagaaaaaatataaattgaatATGCACTACTCATATTGATCCTAACCTCATGATTTGTGTATTTGTCGAAGTGGTGCCTAACAACCATTAATGTAAACTGTAATATTGTGGCAAATGATGTCAAACAAGAAGATCTACAATTTATAAGAGACAGACACTGTATCAATCAGTTAAGCTATAGACAGGCTGAATTTGtgaagtccttttttttttttgatattttattttctggaaaattatCTTGTGGAtcaagaaaagctattttttataGCAAATTCCAATCCTAAAATGCACACTAGATTTGCTATGTAACATGTTATAAAACAATCCTACCTGTATAGCAGCTGTGTAAGTACTATTGTCATTCCAACACAGAATAGCTAtcagataaaataattatatctATCTCCattgaaaactggaaaaaataagttattacAGCTGAATTCTTTACCACAATCAGTGTTACCTTCCTGTCTTTTAGAACTTGCTGTTCACCTCAAGTCTGATCCAGAGCTCCACGATGCAAACACTCAGGAAACACCACTGAGCTTGAGTTTCAGTCCCCCCATCTTTCATTTTGTCACAGTAGGGTTTACAATCATGCTGATTTCAAATCTTAAGGATCATGAGTTCTGTTGTATTTCACATGGTGCTTTGATTGTCATACCTCTTATCAGAGTTCAGACATACATTTACAtgtatcaaaacaaacaaatatgaCAGTGATCATACGTAGAAGTTACCTGGAATTTGCACTGCTGTGCCTTCAACTGAACCCACACTCGTGCCAATCAGGAAATCTGATCCATTAGTGACTTCCGGAAGGGAAAATGATGAAGTTACAAGTTCAACAGTGTTTAGCTCCTCATAACTTATTGTTGACTGATTATTTGGATAAGGATTTTTTCCAGGGGCTGTATTGTTTGTTGCAATGTTAGAAGAAATTGTTGTGATCTCCTCTCGACCAAGCAAAGCTGATTGTGTTTCCATGCTTCTATCCAAAGGTTGTGAAGACAAAGTTAGCATTGTAACTGCTTCCTGTTCAGGTTTGAATAATCCACCTTCTATACTGTTGGGTGAATCTGAAACAGGTGTGGAAAGAAGCCGTGGGATCTCCCTCTCTGTACTCCTGTCACCTTCTTGACTGGGGTTGTTCACTCCCTCTGAAGAAGACTCAACTTTTATGGTGCTAACATTTGGAACATCTGTGTTTGCTCTTTctccaaaattcagaaaagcagtAGGGACGGTATGTATTGATGAAGAATCTCCAGAAACAGTAGTTTCTTCCTCAGCAACCAGATCAGTTACAGAAGACTCTGTCTCCTCTGACCTGTCTGTTACGAGTTTATTAAAGTGAGGAGTACTTTCAGTAGTTGGGCTTTCTGACTGAGGCTTAGGAGAAAATTCTAGCAGAGAAACCTCTGTCGTATCTAGAAGGTCTGTAGTGGGTGGTTTATAAGTTGCTGCAATATCAGAACTAACCTCTTTGAAAGTTCCTTCTGATGAGTAATCAGACTGATCTGTGCCCTTTGATGATGACGTACTTGAAACAATCACCTCAGGATACTCAGACACTCCATTAACTAACTGAACAGTTACTGAGGATTTAGGAGTTTGAGGTTCAGAATAAAGGCTTGCTGAATCTGTTTCTTCATACTCTGCCGatgctgattttgtttgtaCATATACTGTAGGatgcttttcttcattgctgCTAGATGGTACAGTTATGTGTTGTGAAAGACTTTCTGTGGTGACAATACTTACACCAAGCGTGCCAGTTGTCAAAGCCTTTTCAGTCTCAGTAGTTAAATCTGGTGTAAGGGAAGGAACCACGGGCTTCTTATCATCCAGTTCTTCTTGGCCCATTCCAGAAAACCCAGAAACAGACATTGTTTCACTCTGATCTGCTATGACTCGGTTGTTTGCTGAAGTATTCAGCTCATAAGTGTCTTCTGTCGTGCTTGTCATTAGAACATGTTTAGTCTCAAATTCAGATTCTTTAGACTCATGAGGCACATGAGGGCTTACCAGTGAGGGTACTGTTGGAAGGAAAATTCCCAGCTCATAAAGGCCAGTAGTGGTGAGAGTTTCTGTTGCAAACTTCACAGTATTCCCTGAACCTAAATCCTTGTCCTCCAATTTTGGTCTGTGCCCAGATGTTACTGATTCACTACTTAGCTGGGCGGAAGTAGTCGAAGAAAGACTATCACCAGATCCAAGTGAATTTTCTTTGATTACAGAAAAATTAGGTGTTGAATCATATTTGTCCACTTCAGCTTTCATGCTATCATCACTGCCATAAGTTGATTGTATGGCAGGATTTGGCATTGTCTGCACACTTATTATATCTTCTGGCATTGATTTGGAGTGATCCATGTCTATAATAGTTGTTTCTTCTGATGGGATTTCAAGTCGTTCTTCAATTAGTGTAATATCACCataaacagaaacattaaataaaacacttcttttATCATCAACCATTGGAATGATTTTCTCATATATCCCGGTATCACTTGTTAGTTCTTCTGACGTAATTGTCTTCGGTTCAGCAGCAGTTTGATTTGCCAcaatctctttttcttctgtaaaaaggGATGCTAATCCTGTGATCACAGTCTGTGATCCATCTGTCGGTGCCTCTGTTGTCATAACTTCAGAATAAACTTCTCCAGGAACACTAGGTGAAGCAGTTTGCTCGACTTTTGTCAGAGGAGGTATCGACAAATGAGTAAATGTGTCAGGGGGAAATGAATCTGAAACACCAACCCAGCCCGATCCCTCTCCAGAGCTTTCAGGTAATAATCTGCTTGGCATTTTTGTTGCTGATATTGCAAGTGATTCTTCTGTTTCAAGATTAGGGGTTCCACTCAGTATTACAGAAACAGGAGTTATGACATCTTCAGTCAGCAAATGTGACGTTTCCTCATAAGACACAACTTTAGAAGTAGCTGTTGGCCtgtctgtttcattttctccccTCCTGTGGTTTGTTTCCTTATTGTAAGGCTcttcaataacaaaaaaataatgtgtcATCTCCTTGCCTTCAGAGTTGAAGTTCTTGGAACTGTCTTCTGTTAAAGCTGGGGAACTGGTGATCATCGAGTCTGAAGTTCCTGACAACAGCTCTTCTGCAGAACTTGTAATTCCTTCATTAACTTCAGCATACCTTTCAgtgctttctctttcaaagtCTTGTGTCTTGTCAGTTGAAAGGTTGGGTCCTACATTTGCAGGATGAAAAGGCTGAGGACTTAGAGTACTTGTGATTTCTTTGACAGCCAATGGCACTACAGAAGGTATAACAGTAAACTCGTCTCCTGATCCTTGTCCTGAAAATAAAGCATCACCAATGAGATCATTATTTGgtagcttttcttctttagttTTCAGGAGTGATACGGGAGTATCTTCTGTAGGAAAAATACTTTGCACCaacttctcttcttcctctgtaaCTGTAATTGGAGAGCTTATGTATTTCCTTTCAATTGTTACAGACTCAGTTACTCTGTCACTATTaaatggtaaaaatattttttcaccagATTCAGtttctactttcttttcttctgagtaTGGTCTGACAGTgggaacatttaaaaattccaGATGTTCATGGTTAGCCtgtgtacttttgaaaaatggATCTTCAGTCGTTTCTGCAGAAGATTCTATCGCTTTTGGTGAAATTTCCCATGGCCTATCTTCCTTTGAATGTGTATCTTCTGACAACGGAAACTTTGTAGTAAAAGCTCTCACTGTCAGTTCATcaactgttttctcttccatttttatgtCAGTTACAGTTCCCATCGTGGTTACTTCATGTTCAGCACTCGTGACTAGCTCATCAGGTTCAGTAGTGAAGGCATGATCCACAGATGGCGTGCTGACAACTCTTCTGCCATATTCCTCTAGTGATTCTGGTTTCCCAGTGAGTGAAACTGCTGTTTTTGTAAATGATTCAATGAAAGTTTCTGCTTCTCCAGAACCCTGATCAATAAATGAGAAATGACCTACAAGTACTTTTTCAGTAGGTCCATTAGACATTAGTTTTGTAGTGCTGCTGTCACCTCTGAATTCTTCTCCAGAGCCATGCTCAATCAGGAGAATTTTGCCCAAAGAGACAGTTGAAGAActatcttttccatttctgctttctgtagaTTCAGCTATTGCTTTTATATTTCCAGTACTGTGTGTCACCATGATGTCAAGAGGGCTGTTATTAAAAACTGATTCTGGTGATGATGTGACTTCAGCTGTTTCTAAATCCTTTGTTTTATCTCCTGGTGCAACATGAGGTGTTTTATCTTTTCCAGAACCATGACTAGATTTTACTTCAGAAGGAGCTCTGTAAGTTGGTTCTGCTTCCTCTGTTAGTTCTCCTGGGTTTCCTGTACTAAACACAGTCTGGGACATCTGACTTGCTACTCCAGACTCCTTTGTCAAGCCATCTGACCCAGTACTTGAAACTGATATTGCTGATTCACCTGTTCCCATGTGTTCTTCATATTCTGCTGTTGCATTCTCCAATGAAACATCTGTGATGTAAACTTTTCCttcatgcttttctgtttgtgtttcagTGACAGACCTTGATGGAACTGAAGTCAAAGTAGCAGACTCAATGATAATATCTATGTCTCCAGAACCTGCATCAGTAAATGGGGAGTCAGTACTTACCACTTCTCTTGTGGGACTCCCTGATAAAAAGTCTGCTGGTTCTTCAGCTGATCCTTCATTGATAAAAAGCTTCTTCTCTCTCAAGAAAGGAACGCTGGTAACCTTTTTGATTTCAGAATGCATGGTACCTGTTACTGGTACTGTTTCTCTGAGTGGGATGGGTTCCTGACTTGCAGTTCTGACTTCATCAGTAGTGCTTCCAAGTTCATTCAATTCTGATTTTCCCTCTGCAGCAGTGGCTGAATTTTCCTGTCTTGAATAAACAGtagtctgtatttctttttctacctcaattttattttcagttggaaCCGAGTTGCCAACTACTTGTTCTGTAATAAGCTCAGACACATAATTGGTGGGAACAGCTGCTTCAGAACTTTGATCAAAAGTAGAATAAAGATTGCTTGTTCCTCCAGGCAAAGCTGAGGTGAGTCCTGAAATGGTTACAGAAATTTCTGTGGGCACTACGGTGCCAGAACCCAAAGAAATGTCTTGCATTGGAAGTGTTTCTGTTATTGCCATTTCTGTTATCATGGCTGAAGTTATAGCGGTGTCCTCTTCTACATCTCCAGAGCCTTCTAGAACTGTAAAAGAAGAAGTGCTTAACTCAGGCTTTGCTGTCTGACTTGTTTCTTCCAGAAGGCTTTCAAAAGGGTAATTTGCATCAAGTTTAATAGTTGATTTATAATAATTtcctggagcagaagtcccctcTTCTGGAATAAGGCCTTTCAAAGCTGTGCTGACAGTAGCAGTATCAAAACCCGCATCCAGACCAGCAGTTACAGCAGAACTTTCCACGGTAAATGCACTGGGAGCAGAAGTTGTACCAGAAACTTTCTCATCATCTTCCTGTCTTGACATTGTCACAATTTCTGTGAATGCAGAACTAGACAAATCAGATTCAGTGGAACCATCTCCAGAAGATTCGCCAGTAATCAATAGCAATTTTTTTGCACCTTTAGTAGAGCTCTCCTCAGTTCCATGCCATGTTACACTCTCCTTATTTTTTTGTGGTGACTGCTCATATGCAGAAGTAATCTCTACTGATTTGTCTGTTGTGGCAGCTTCAGACTCACCACTATACACTGGTTCTAACATTGCAACATCTGCTGTCGGTTGTGTAACTTCGAAAGCCCCTATTACTTCACTAGCTTTGCTTGGTTGCATGGTACCAGAAGCTTCAGTTTCAGGTATTATGAAAGTGTTTGTTTCATTGAGTTGTGAAAAGGTTACATTTTTGGAATGTGCAACACTTTCAATTTGGTCACTTCTCGCTTCCTCAGCTTTTGTGCTTTTAGGTGCATTTGTCACCTGTTGCTTTCCATTGATGAACTGCAAAGCTGGAGGAGTTGTAACATCAGTAGTATTTTCACAGTCTTCCTCCTCTTCAAATTCTATAAAGTTTGGAAAGAAAGGATCCAATATTATATATTCAGATGAATCCTGCACAGAGTCTGAAGTACAGGGTTCAGTCTGAGTTGATTCTGCATCAATGTGGGGTTCATCTATTGCATGAGGAAGCATGTGGCGACTGAACAGATCCAAAAGTTCATTCACCGGATgatctgcaagaaaaaaagagcttttcatAATCCCTAAGTAACAGTGATGGTTGTGCATTATAGTAGACACATGAAGTATAAACAATctataggagaaaaaaatactcaaaaagAAACATAGCAAATTCAGTATATTCTTCCATTGACACTAAGTTAAATGCTCTCCCAGTGTTCTAATTTCTAGTCGAAGGTCCTGTGTATTGAATACATTGCTTACATAATGCTGTTCATTACTGTAGGTATTCCTAAACCCATGCCAGAGCCAACTTCTCCTGTGTCATATAGCAGAGACaagatgaaaacagtttttcagacCAAAAGACTGTGGTTCCAACCTACAGCAACTGCTTATACAGGTTTGTGATGTTAGCTGGCCTTCACCAAAAACTGAGCTTAGATGAAGCTAAGCAAAGTGCAGTCTAAAGCAAAATAGGACATAGAGGACATGTCTCTGTAGCTCCATTTATCCTCATTATAGAGTAATTCAAATTACTAATAAcaccataaaacaaacaaacaaacaaacaaacaaacaaacaaactgctcTATTCTTTCCACTTCAAACCTTGCGCAGTAAATGAAGTCTCGCTTATCATATCAAAGATGTCTAaattatttaacaaataaaaagtaaacaagatTCAAAAATCAGTCACCAGTCAGACAATATTATGAGTAAAGCccagccatttttttctgcttatcaCTCACTTTAAATTATTCACACACTCCCACAGACTGCAgacctctcatttttttctctagctAGTAAACCAGATAAAGAAGAGGAACGACGGTCTAAGTAGACAATGTTTTAGCTGCAGAAGCCCTTATGAATTCCTCTAAGATTTATGATCACAAAGTCCACAGACACTTTAAAAATTCACCTTCTCAGAACAAACATTACATCAAACCCTCTGTTCTAGACAATAGACACTATCATCATTAAGTACACACATACACCAGactcagaaaaatataaatatatcagGCTCTGATTGATACAACACTTGGCTGGCTGGCTTGAAGCTGGAAACTTTGTGTTAAAATCTTATTCCATGAACATATCTTGCTGGTTCTGTCTTTAAAACCATTTTGTCcaaagtgaaattattttttgctggTATAAACTGGCATAACCAATAGACCTCTATTTACATCTATCAGCAGAGAAGAACATACAGGACTCTTACAGTCTTACAGCCTTATCAGTGATGGATGCTTCTCAGAGAAT is a genomic window of Anser cygnoides isolate HZ-2024a breed goose chromosome Z, Taihu_goose_T2T_genome, whole genome shotgun sequence containing:
- the VCAN gene encoding versican core protein isoform X2; this encodes MLLNIKSIIWMCSTLVITYMLPKVKAEKKTLVKGSLSGTSVLPCFFSTTPTIASSYAAEYLRIKWSKVELDKSGKDAKETTVLVAQNGNIKIGQNYKDRVSVPTHSEETGDASLTFSKLRASDAGVYRCDVMYGVEDTQGIVSLAVDGVVFHYRAATSRYTLNFTQAQQTCLDNGAVIASPEQLKAAYEDGFEQCDAGWLSDQTVRYPIRHPRIGCFGDKMGKKGVRTYGRRFPNETYDVYCYVEHMKDEVVHVSVPEKLTFEEAKELCRKRDGVLASVGNLYVAWRNGFDQCDYGWLADGSVRYPASVARPQCGGGLLGVRTLYRYENQTGFPYPDSKFDAYCYERKKIVTEPTTIKQITALKTDSEKPSSAKVTVKPPAFETSITEVSVTKTKAPAWEQTTAETEEDTEKTTDVTEEKREMEVLMENIKLTTLLPQTVTDGKISPYDTLGRTEYDVSPRLTESTSAALELEHTYSEAELPEEQDHPVNELLDLFSRHMLPHAIDEPHIDAESTQTEPCTSDSVQDSSEYIILDPFFPNFIEFEEEEDCENTTDVTTPPALQFINGKQQVTNAPKSTKAEEARSDQIESVAHSKNVTFSQLNETNTFIIPETEASGTMQPSKASEVIGAFEVTQPTADVAMLEPVYSGESEAATTDKSVEITSAYEQSPQKNKESVTWHGTEESSTKGAKKLLLITGESSGDGSTESDLSSSAFTEIVTMSRQEDDEKVSGTTSAPSAFTVESSAVTAGLDAGFDTATVSTALKGLIPEEGTSAPGNYYKSTIKLDANYPFESLLEETSQTAKPELSTSSFTVLEGSGDVEEDTAITSAMITEMAITETLPMQDISLGSGTVVPTEISVTISGLTSALPGGTSNLYSTFDQSSEAAVPTNYVSELITEQVVGNSVPTENKIEVEKEIQTTVYSRQENSATAAEGKSELNELGSTTDEVRTASQEPIPLRETVPVTGTMHSEIKKVTSVPFLREKKLFINEGSAEEPADFLSGSPTREVVSTDSPFTDAGSGDIDIIIESATLTSVPSRSVTETQTEKHEGKVYITDVSLENATAEYEEHMGTGESAISVSSTGSDGLTKESGVASQMSQTVFSTGNPGELTEEAEPTYRAPSEVKSSHGSGKDKTPHVAPGDKTKDLETAEVTSSPESVFNNSPLDIMVTHSTGNIKAIAESTESRNGKDSSSTVSLGKILLIEHGSGEEFRGDSSTTKLMSNGPTEKVLVGHFSFIDQGSGEAETFIESFTKTAVSLTGKPESLEEYGRRVVSTPSVDHAFTTEPDELVTSAEHEVTTMGTVTDIKMEEKTVDELTVRAFTTKFPLSEDTHSKEDRPWEISPKAIESSAETTEDPFFKSTQANHEHLEFLNVPTVRPYSEEKKVETESGEKIFLPFNSDRVTESVTIERKYISSPITVTEEEEKLVQSIFPTEDTPVSLLKTKEEKLPNNDLIGDALFSGQGSGDEFTVIPSVVPLAVKEITSTLSPQPFHPANVGPNLSTDKTQDFERESTERYAEVNEGITSSAEELLSGTSDSMITSSPALTEDSSKNFNSEGKEMTHYFFVIEEPYNKETNHRRGENETDRPTATSKVVSYEETSHLLTEDVITPVSVILSGTPNLETEESLAISATKMPSRLLPESSGEGSGWVGVSDSFPPDTFTHLSIPPLTKVEQTASPSVPGEVYSEVMTTEAPTDGSQTVITGLASLFTEEKEIVANQTAAEPKTITSEELTSDTGIYEKIIPMVDDKRSVLFNVSVYGDITLIEERLEIPSEETTIIDMDHSKSMPEDIISVQTMPNPAIQSTYGSDDSMKAEVDKYDSTPNFSVIKENSLGSGDSLSSTTSAQLSSESVTSGHRPKLEDKDLGSGNTVKFATETLTTTGLYELGIFLPTVPSLVSPHVPHESKESEFETKHVLMTSTTEDTYELNTSANNRVIADQSETMSVSGFSGMGQEELDDKKPVVPSLTPDLTTETEKALTTGTLGVSIVTTESLSQHITVPSSSNEEKHPTVYVQTKSASAEYEETDSASLYSEPQTPKSSVTVQLVNGVSEYPEVIVSSTSSSKGTDQSDYSSEGTFKEVSSDIAATYKPPTTDLLDTTEVSLLEFSPKPQSESPTTESTPHFNKLVTDRSEETESSVTDLVAEEETTVSGDSSSIHTVPTAFLNFGERANTDVPNVSTIKVESSSEGVNNPSQEGDRSTEREIPRLLSTPVSDSPNSIEGGLFKPEQEAVTMLTLSSQPLDRSMETQSALLGREEITTISSNIATNNTAPGKNPYPNNQSTISYEELNTVELVTSSFSLPEVTNGSDFLIGTSVGSVEGTAVQIPGQDPCKSNPCLNGGTCYPRGSFYICTCLPGFNGEQCELDIDECQSNPCRNGATCIDGLNTFTCLCLPSYIGALCEQDTETCDYGWHKFQGQCYKYFAHRRTWDTAERECRLQGAHLTSILSHEEQIFVNHIGHDYQWIGLNDKMFERDFRWTDGSPLQYENWRPNQPDSFFSAGEDCVVIIWHENGQWNDVPCNYHLTYTCKKGTVACGQPPVVENAKTFGKMKPRYEINSLIRYHCKDGFIQRHIPTIRCQGNGRWDMPKITCMNPSTYQRTYSKKYYYKHSSSGKGTSLNSSKHYHRWIRTWQDSRR